Proteins encoded by one window of Kineococcus rhizosphaerae:
- a CDS encoding sugar-binding transcriptional regulator produces MAKTPARGAASRRLSTSALALAAAAARRFYVEGLTKVEIARQLGVSRFKVARLLADAQEAGLVQIQVVVPSSLDGDLADALRERFGIRAVYVVRPEDDSIQGQRRAVAAFTAGLLEESVTAEDVVGLAWGRSISQLAATLSATLGCRFVQLSGALPRPDVEESAVELVRRAAEATGSSATTFYAPLAVPDAATADALRSQSGISEALAELDRLTKAVVSVGAWRPGESTALDALGDGDREALTAAGVVAEVTGVLVGPGGKEIDALSDRVIGVTGPQLHATPDVIAMACGDLRAEATATVLRSGLVSTLVTHDSLARSVLATT; encoded by the coding sequence ATGGCGAAGACGCCTGCCCGTGGTGCCGCGTCCCGACGCCTGTCGACCAGCGCCCTCGCCCTGGCCGCCGCGGCCGCCCGGCGCTTCTACGTCGAGGGCCTGACGAAGGTCGAGATCGCCCGGCAGCTCGGGGTCAGCCGGTTCAAGGTCGCGCGCCTGCTGGCGGACGCCCAGGAGGCCGGCCTCGTGCAGATCCAGGTCGTCGTGCCCAGCTCCCTCGACGGGGACCTCGCCGACGCGCTGCGCGAACGCTTCGGCATCCGGGCCGTCTACGTCGTGCGCCCCGAGGACGACTCGATCCAGGGCCAGCGCCGCGCCGTCGCCGCGTTCACCGCCGGCCTGCTGGAGGAGAGCGTCACCGCCGAGGACGTCGTCGGCCTCGCGTGGGGGCGCTCCATCTCCCAGCTCGCGGCCACCCTCTCGGCCACCCTCGGCTGCCGCTTCGTCCAGCTCTCCGGCGCCCTGCCCCGGCCCGACGTCGAGGAGAGCGCCGTCGAGCTCGTCCGCCGCGCCGCCGAGGCCACCGGCTCGTCGGCCACCACCTTCTACGCCCCCCTCGCCGTCCCCGACGCCGCCACCGCCGACGCGCTGCGGTCCCAGTCCGGCATCAGCGAGGCCCTCGCCGAGCTCGACCGGCTCACCAAGGCCGTCGTGTCCGTCGGCGCCTGGCGGCCGGGGGAGTCCACGGCGCTCGACGCCCTCGGGGACGGCGATCGCGAGGCCCTGACCGCCGCCGGTGTCGTCGCGGAGGTCACCGGCGTCCTCGTCGGACCGGGCGGCAAGGAGATCGACGCCCTCAGCGACCGGGTCATCGGCGTCACCGGGCCCCAGCTGCACGCCACCCCCGACGTGATCGCCATGGCCTGCGGCGACCTGCGCGCCGAGGCCACCGCCACCGTCCTGCGCAGCGGCCTCGTCTCCACGCTCGTCACCCACGACTCCCTGGCGCGCTCCGTGCTCGCGACGACCTGA
- a CDS encoding ABC transporter substrate-binding protein — MAGRQSPHLGPNGAGSTSRISRRAALGGTAGLGGAAFLSACAGAGGGGGAGGGGGGGGDDKSVNVIMVNNPQMVDLQKLTADNFTKDTGIKVNYTVLPENDVRDKISQEFSSQAGQYDVASISNYEVPFYSKNGWLAPLDDYISKDSEFNQDDILKPLATALTGDDGKVYAEPFYGESSFLMYRKDIFESKGLTMPDKPTWQEVADFAAQLDGAAPGMKGIALRGQPGWGQVFAPLTTVVNTFGGTWFNEDWTAQVNAPEFVEAVKFYVDLVRAHGEAGAPQAGFTECLNGMTQSQVAMWYDATSAAGSLDAAGSPVAGKMGYVAAPVNKTDSSGWLYTWAWGVQKASKRQENAWKFISWASSQKYEELVGSKVGWASVPAGKRNSTYENADYQKSAAPFYKATQDAINAANPSDPGVQKRPAPGIQFVAIPEFADLGTQVSQFISSAIAGQTSVEDACDQGQELATKLVTDKYKK, encoded by the coding sequence ATGGCTGGACGTCAGAGCCCGCACCTCGGACCGAACGGGGCCGGCTCGACCTCGCGCATCAGCCGGAGGGCCGCCCTCGGCGGCACCGCCGGCCTGGGTGGCGCGGCGTTCCTGAGCGCCTGCGCCGGTGCGGGCGGCGGCGGGGGCGCGGGCGGCGGGGGCGGTGGCGGTGGCGACGACAAGAGCGTCAACGTGATCATGGTGAACAACCCGCAGATGGTCGACCTGCAGAAGTTGACGGCGGACAACTTCACCAAGGACACCGGCATCAAGGTCAACTACACCGTGCTGCCCGAGAACGACGTGCGCGACAAGATCAGCCAGGAGTTCTCCAGCCAGGCCGGCCAGTACGACGTCGCCTCCATCTCGAACTACGAGGTGCCGTTCTACTCCAAGAACGGCTGGCTCGCGCCCCTGGACGACTACATCTCCAAGGACTCCGAGTTCAACCAGGACGACATCCTCAAACCCCTCGCGACCGCCCTGACCGGCGACGACGGCAAGGTCTACGCCGAACCGTTCTACGGCGAGAGCTCGTTCCTGATGTACCGCAAGGACATCTTCGAGTCCAAGGGCCTGACCATGCCGGACAAGCCGACCTGGCAGGAGGTCGCGGACTTCGCCGCCCAGCTCGACGGCGCCGCCCCGGGCATGAAGGGCATCGCCCTGCGCGGCCAGCCCGGCTGGGGGCAGGTCTTCGCCCCGCTGACGACGGTCGTCAACACCTTCGGCGGCACCTGGTTCAACGAGGACTGGACCGCGCAGGTCAACGCGCCGGAGTTCGTCGAGGCCGTGAAGTTCTACGTCGACCTCGTCCGGGCCCACGGCGAGGCCGGTGCCCCGCAGGCCGGGTTCACCGAGTGCCTCAACGGCATGACCCAGTCGCAGGTCGCCATGTGGTACGACGCGACGTCGGCCGCCGGCTCCCTCGACGCCGCCGGTTCCCCGGTGGCCGGGAAGATGGGCTACGTCGCCGCCCCGGTCAACAAGACCGACTCCTCGGGGTGGCTGTACACGTGGGCGTGGGGCGTGCAGAAGGCGTCCAAGCGTCAGGAGAACGCCTGGAAGTTCATCTCCTGGGCCTCCAGCCAGAAGTACGAGGAGCTCGTCGGGTCGAAGGTCGGCTGGGCCTCGGTCCCCGCCGGCAAGCGCAACTCGACCTACGAGAACGCCGACTACCAGAAGTCCGCGGCCCCGTTCTACAAGGCGACCCAGGACGCCATCAACGCGGCGAACCCGAGCGACCCCGGCGTGCAGAAGCGCCCGGCGCCCGGCATCCAGTTCGTCGCGATCCCCGAGTTCGCCGACCTCGGGACGCAGGTCTCGCAGTTCATCTCCTCGGCCATCGCCGGCCAGACGAGCGTCGAGGACGCCTGCGACCAGGGCCAGGAGCTCGCGACGAAGCTGGTCACCGACAAGTACAAGAAGTGA
- a CDS encoding carbohydrate ABC transporter permease, translated as MSASTASSHSKVGPDRPQVHAGSARKAADWARRAPLLPALIFTIVVTQLPFVATIVISFMNWNSYYPQDRGFGGVSNYVSVFTNAQLRSAVVNTVILTVTVVLVSLVLGMLIALLLDRKFAGRGAVRTMMIAPFLVVPIAAALLWKHALFNPNYGLLNGTLNAIWKLFGSDSAPQVDWLSTAPKIAIEVSLVWQWTPFMMLILLAGLQSKPADAEEAARMDGATSFQIFRYLTFPHLRQYLELGGLLGAIYIVQNFDAVFTITAGGLGTANLPYTIYQTVFSAHDYGLASAMGVVVVIATIVVATFALRVVSSMFKQEAGR; from the coding sequence ATGAGCGCAAGCACCGCCTCCAGCCACTCCAAGGTGGGCCCCGACCGGCCCCAGGTCCACGCGGGTTCGGCGCGCAAGGCCGCCGACTGGGCCCGCCGTGCTCCCCTGCTGCCCGCCCTGATCTTCACGATCGTCGTCACCCAGCTCCCGTTCGTGGCGACCATCGTCATCTCGTTCATGAACTGGAACTCGTACTACCCGCAGGACCGGGGCTTCGGCGGGGTCAGCAACTACGTCTCGGTCTTCACCAACGCCCAGCTCCGCTCGGCCGTGGTGAACACCGTGATCCTCACCGTCACGGTCGTGCTGGTCAGCCTCGTGCTGGGCATGCTCATCGCGCTGCTGCTGGACCGGAAGTTCGCCGGTCGCGGCGCCGTGCGCACCATGATGATCGCGCCGTTCCTCGTCGTCCCGATCGCCGCGGCCCTGCTGTGGAAGCACGCCCTGTTCAACCCGAACTACGGCCTGCTGAACGGCACGCTCAACGCGATCTGGAAGCTGTTCGGCTCGGACTCCGCCCCGCAGGTCGACTGGCTGTCCACCGCCCCGAAGATCGCCATCGAGGTGTCCCTCGTCTGGCAGTGGACGCCGTTCATGATGCTGATCCTGCTGGCCGGGCTGCAGTCCAAGCCCGCCGACGCCGAGGAGGCCGCCCGCATGGACGGCGCCACGAGCTTCCAGATCTTCCGCTACCTGACGTTCCCGCACCTGCGGCAGTACCTCGAGCTCGGCGGTCTGCTGGGCGCCATCTACATCGTCCAGAACTTCGACGCCGTGTTCACCATCACCGCCGGCGGCCTGGGGACGGCGAACCTGCCGTACACGATCTACCAGACCGTGTTCTCGGCCCACGACTACGGCCTCGCCTCCGCCATGGGCGTCGTCGTCGTCATCGCCACCATCGTCGTCGCGACCTTCGCCCTGCGCGTCGTGTCGAGCATGTTCAAGCAGGAGGCCGGTCGATGA
- a CDS encoding carbohydrate ABC transporter permease yields MSTLTATIPGTNVSTSRRDQKARSMNRSKPLWSVLAWIVGVLFVLPVLWMVLTSLHSEPDAATNPPSIAAALTLDGYRSFFSAQPAAPLINSAMASIVSTLLVLCLAIPAAFALSIRPVQKWTDVMFFFLSTKFMPLVAGLLPLYLFATKTGTLDNIWLLIVLYTSMNLPIAVWMMQSFLAEVPGEMLEAASIDGAGLIRMLWSIVRPVAMPGVAATALICFIFSWNELLLARTLTNTVASTAPVFLTGFVTSQGLFLAQLCAAATVISLPVLVAGFAAQDKLVQGLSMGAVK; encoded by the coding sequence ATGAGCACCCTCACCGCGACCATCCCCGGGACCAACGTCTCCACGTCGCGCCGGGACCAGAAGGCCCGCTCGATGAACCGCAGCAAGCCGCTGTGGAGCGTGCTGGCCTGGATCGTGGGCGTCCTGTTCGTCCTGCCCGTGCTGTGGATGGTCCTGACCTCCCTGCACTCCGAGCCCGACGCCGCGACCAACCCGCCGTCGATCGCGGCCGCCCTCACCCTCGACGGGTACCGCTCGTTCTTCTCCGCCCAGCCCGCCGCACCGCTGATCAACTCGGCGATGGCCTCGATCGTCTCCACGCTCCTCGTCCTGTGCCTGGCGATCCCGGCCGCCTTCGCCCTGTCGATCCGCCCGGTCCAGAAGTGGACCGACGTCATGTTCTTCTTCCTGTCGACGAAGTTCATGCCGCTGGTCGCCGGGCTGCTGCCGCTGTACCTGTTCGCCACCAAGACCGGCACGCTGGACAACATCTGGCTGCTCATCGTCCTGTACACGTCGATGAACCTGCCGATCGCGGTGTGGATGATGCAGTCCTTCCTGGCCGAGGTGCCCGGCGAGATGCTGGAGGCCGCCTCCATCGACGGTGCCGGGCTCATCCGGATGCTGTGGTCGATCGTGCGCCCGGTCGCGATGCCGGGCGTCGCGGCCACCGCGCTCATCTGCTTCATCTTCAGCTGGAACGAGCTGCTGCTGGCCCGCACCCTGACCAACACCGTCGCCAGCACCGCCCCGGTGTTCCTCACCGGGTTCGTCACCAGCCAGGGCCTGTTCCTGGCCCAGCTGTGCGCCGCCGCCACGGTGATCTCGCTGCCCGTGCTCGTCGCCGGGTTCGCCGCCCAGGACAAGCTCGTGCAGGGTCTGTCCATGGGTGCCGTCAAGTGA
- a CDS encoding mannitol dehydrogenase family protein: MSLPLTTENLAAIGAEVPVPSYDRSQVTPGIVHLGVGGFHRAHQAMYLDRLMNDGEALDWGIRGIGVLPHDARMKEVMDAQDGLYTLVLKDPDGSREPRVIGSILDFLHAPADPDAAIEAMADPRIRIVSLTVTEGGYNIDAVTGEFVLDEPGVAADLTDGAVPRTSFGLVTEALRRRRDRGVPAFTVMSCDNIQGNGHVARKVFTTFATAKDAELGAWISENVRFPNCMVDRITPGTTDDDRAEVTDRFGIEDAWPVVCEPFVQWVLEDDFGLGRPPYEDAGVQVVDDVEPYELMKLRLLNASHQALCYFGYLAGYRLVHDVAQDPLFATFLLAYMEREGTPTLAPVPGIDLDAYRRELISRFSNGEVRDTVARLCNESSDRIPKWLIPVIKEQIASGGEFFRAAAVVASWARYAEGVDEQGEPIEVSDRIAERLVATAQKNRTDPTAFIADRSLFGDLADDEGFVAEYTATLASLHAKGARATLEDLVAR, translated from the coding sequence GTGAGCCTGCCCCTGACCACGGAGAACCTCGCCGCGATCGGCGCAGAGGTCCCCGTCCCGAGCTACGACCGTTCGCAGGTCACACCCGGGATCGTCCACCTCGGCGTCGGCGGGTTCCACCGCGCCCACCAGGCCATGTACCTCGACCGCCTGATGAACGACGGTGAGGCCCTGGACTGGGGCATCCGCGGGATCGGCGTCCTGCCGCACGACGCGCGGATGAAGGAGGTCATGGACGCGCAGGACGGGCTCTACACCCTCGTCCTGAAGGACCCCGACGGGTCGCGCGAACCGCGCGTGATCGGCTCGATACTGGACTTCCTGCACGCGCCGGCCGACCCCGACGCCGCGATCGAGGCCATGGCCGACCCGCGCATCCGGATCGTGTCCCTCACCGTGACCGAGGGCGGCTACAACATCGACGCGGTGACGGGCGAGTTCGTCCTCGACGAGCCCGGGGTGGCCGCCGACCTCACCGACGGCGCGGTCCCCCGGACGTCGTTCGGCCTGGTCACCGAAGCGCTGCGCCGTCGCCGCGACCGCGGCGTCCCGGCGTTCACCGTGATGTCCTGCGACAACATCCAGGGCAACGGGCACGTCGCGCGCAAGGTGTTCACCACGTTCGCCACCGCCAAGGACGCCGAGCTCGGCGCGTGGATCTCCGAGAACGTGCGGTTCCCGAACTGCATGGTCGACCGGATCACCCCCGGCACCACCGACGACGACCGGGCCGAGGTGACCGACCGGTTCGGGATCGAGGACGCCTGGCCCGTCGTGTGCGAGCCGTTCGTGCAGTGGGTCCTCGAGGACGACTTCGGCCTCGGCCGGCCCCCCTACGAGGACGCCGGCGTCCAGGTGGTCGACGACGTCGAACCGTACGAGCTCATGAAGCTGCGGCTGCTGAACGCCAGCCACCAGGCCCTGTGCTACTTCGGCTACCTCGCCGGGTACCGCCTCGTCCACGACGTCGCCCAGGACCCGCTGTTCGCGACGTTCCTGCTCGCCTACATGGAACGCGAGGGCACCCCGACCCTGGCGCCCGTCCCGGGCATCGACCTCGACGCCTACCGGCGCGAGCTCATCAGCCGCTTCTCCAACGGCGAGGTGCGCGACACCGTCGCCCGGCTGTGCAACGAGAGCTCGGACCGGATCCCGAAGTGGCTCATCCCCGTGATCAAGGAGCAGATCGCCTCCGGCGGGGAGTTCTTCCGCGCTGCGGCCGTCGTCGCGAGCTGGGCCCGCTACGCCGAGGGCGTCGACGAGCAGGGCGAGCCGATCGAGGTGTCCGACCGGATCGCCGAGCGGCTCGTCGCCACCGCGCAGAAGAACCGGACCGACCCGACGGCCTTCATCGCCGACCGGTCCCTGTTCGGCGACCTCGCCGACGACGAGGGGTTCGTCGCGGAGTACACCGCGACGCTCGCGTCCCTGCACGCCAAGGGCGCCCGGGCGACGCTGGAGGACCTCGTCGCCCGCTGA
- a CDS encoding helix-turn-helix domain-containing protein: MQGLLRKLASLDSDAERGLRLIEFFDQLVMHRADLEAVVRATAVLAEATAGAVDDRLGIAVSITQDGRALGATGPSDHASVHDVVVDGSGVGRVWLDRCAGSADWDDLILARMALTMAAVSGRAAAEAPPAHLGLADPAVLQVLLRGGGGAGEAEVSRAVRLLGFAPGQLVVPIALAAASGVEEALAAVRTALVDQTGRRVVGTALSDRLAVLLLSAGTTPEPALPPGVVACVGDAVPVERCAAPWTAVRRGVRFAALGGQWSPWQRLSALGAVVVLADVPEEVVQAQPDVQAVDALAARRGGDLDLQLLEAACHLKSVREAAAAVHLHHSSAAYRLDGVEAVLGFEVRTPQGRYRARTALLLWQLHGGSESAR, encoded by the coding sequence ATGCAGGGACTGCTGCGCAAGCTCGCCAGCCTGGACTCCGACGCCGAACGCGGCCTGCGCCTCATCGAGTTCTTCGACCAGCTGGTCATGCACCGGGCCGACCTCGAAGCCGTGGTCCGGGCCACCGCGGTCCTGGCCGAGGCCACCGCCGGCGCCGTCGACGACCGGCTCGGCATCGCGGTGAGCATCACCCAGGACGGGCGCGCACTGGGCGCCACGGGCCCCTCCGACCACGCCTCGGTGCACGACGTCGTCGTCGACGGCAGCGGGGTCGGCCGGGTGTGGCTGGACCGGTGCGCCGGTTCGGCGGACTGGGACGACCTCATCCTGGCCCGGATGGCGCTGACGATGGCCGCGGTCAGCGGCCGGGCCGCCGCCGAGGCGCCCCCGGCGCACCTCGGACTGGCCGACCCCGCGGTCCTGCAGGTCCTCCTGCGCGGTGGTGGCGGCGCGGGGGAGGCGGAGGTCTCCCGCGCGGTGCGGCTGCTCGGGTTCGCCCCCGGCCAGTTGGTGGTGCCCATCGCCCTCGCCGCCGCCTCCGGCGTGGAGGAGGCGCTGGCCGCGGTCCGCACCGCGTTGGTGGACCAGACCGGCCGGCGGGTGGTCGGGACGGCGCTCAGCGACCGGTTGGCCGTGCTGCTGCTCAGCGCCGGGACGACGCCGGAGCCCGCGCTGCCCCCCGGCGTGGTGGCCTGCGTCGGGGACGCGGTGCCCGTCGAGCGCTGCGCCGCCCCCTGGACGGCGGTGCGCCGGGGCGTGCGGTTCGCGGCGCTGGGTGGTCAGTGGTCACCCTGGCAGCGGCTGAGCGCGCTCGGCGCCGTCGTCGTGCTGGCCGACGTGCCGGAGGAGGTCGTCCAGGCCCAGCCCGACGTGCAGGCGGTGGACGCCCTGGCCGCGCGCCGCGGCGGCGACCTGGACCTGCAGCTGCTGGAAGCGGCCTGCCACCTGAAGTCGGTGCGGGAGGCGGCGGCCGCGGTGCACCTGCACCACTCCAGCGCGGCCTACCGGCTCGACGGCGTCGAGGCCGTGCTCGGTTTCGAGGTCCGGACGCCGCAGGGGCGGTACCGGGCCCGGACCGCGTTGCTGCTGTGGCAGTTGCACGGCGGCAGCGAATCGGCACGTTGA
- a CDS encoding alpha/beta hydrolase gives MLTGVNGTRTLDPELAALATLIPLIDLHDMEQARRIERTVVEEMHRGSHPGPVEHHSAPRPDGSGVALTLRRPRPASRRIPGAVPRASLPVLVFLHGGSFVTGGLHTEEERCGYYADATGCAVLSVDYRLSPEHPYPAALDDCGWVLDWLADNAAGLGLDPTRVAMGGLSAGGALAAGTALRWRDARRTAAGGGARLQVVLQLLLHPVLDGTLGTASVRLFEDTPIITGQHLRDCWAMYLGVGLGDDEGLQAAVRAPSARYASPGRVDDLAGLPPVFLSTAEFDPLRDEGLSFALGLLAAGIPVELHHYARAFHSFDSFSATRMGRTALAAHVDALHAAFR, from the coding sequence ATGCTGACCGGGGTGAACGGCACGCGCACCCTGGACCCCGAGCTGGCCGCCCTGGCCACGCTCATCCCCCTGATCGACCTGCACGACATGGAGCAGGCCCGGCGGATCGAACGCACCGTGGTCGAGGAGATGCACCGCGGCTCCCACCCCGGCCCCGTCGAGCACCACAGCGCCCCCCGTCCGGACGGGAGCGGCGTCGCGCTGACCCTGCGTCGCCCCCGGCCGGCCTCCCGGCGCATCCCCGGCGCGGTCCCGCGCGCCAGCCTGCCCGTCCTGGTGTTCCTGCACGGCGGCAGCTTCGTGACCGGTGGCCTGCACACCGAGGAGGAGCGGTGCGGGTACTACGCCGACGCGACGGGTTGCGCGGTGCTGTCCGTCGACTACCGCCTCTCGCCCGAGCACCCCTACCCGGCGGCGCTGGACGACTGCGGGTGGGTCCTGGACTGGCTGGCGGACAACGCGGCGGGTCTGGGACTGGACCCCACCCGGGTCGCGATGGGGGGCCTGTCGGCCGGTGGTGCGCTGGCGGCCGGGACGGCGTTGAGGTGGCGCGACGCCCGGCGCACCGCAGCCGGTGGTGGAGCCCGCCTGCAGGTGGTGCTCCAGCTGCTGCTGCACCCGGTGCTGGACGGGACGCTGGGCACGGCGTCGGTGAGGCTGTTCGAGGACACGCCCATCATCACCGGGCAGCACCTGCGCGACTGCTGGGCGATGTACCTCGGGGTGGGGCTCGGCGACGACGAGGGGTTGCAGGCCGCGGTCCGTGCGCCGTCGGCGCGCTACGCCTCCCCGGGCCGGGTGGACGACCTGGCCGGGCTGCCACCCGTCTTCCTGTCGACCGCCGAGTTCGACCCGTTGCGCGACGAGGGACTGTCGTTCGCCCTCGGCCTGCTGGCGGCGGGGATCCCGGTGGAGCTGCACCACTACGCCCGCGCGTTCCACTCCTTCGACTCCTTCAGCGCCACCCGCATGGGGCGCACCGCCCTGGCCGCGCACGTCGACGCCCTGCACGCGGCGTTCCGGTAG
- a CDS encoding sugar ABC transporter substrate-binding protein encodes MKRSRPTTTSTTGTTARVLTAVAATSSALLLLAGCGNGTAPASSTGAGGSAPAALNGNRSVQFVNPLPNYPAWRAAGDCMAAEAKAKGVEFTETGPTGQAIDATTMIEQVQSAIANRKGAIITLPASDAFTPLLQQAQNAGIVTETFYGTGAAHTGADINVGLDWNELGELYVGEIAKLPGEQKLGLIASADTGLGKAWLDGMEQAAAKTENVEVVGEVYTGDDSAKALAQTNALLTAHGDLTAIATHMGTVTQGAVSALTAKGLAGKLAYLGNGPDNGGREALADGSAYRLLLQDLCTAGKDGLDAALARIDAGRTATDGAAQFIQVGTAMGTKDDLQQYLDEGWH; translated from the coding sequence ATGAAGCGCTCACGTCCGACCACCACGTCCACGACGGGAACCACCGCACGAGTTCTCACCGCGGTCGCCGCCACCTCCTCGGCGCTGCTCCTGCTCGCCGGGTGCGGGAACGGCACCGCACCGGCGAGTTCGACCGGTGCCGGCGGTTCCGCCCCGGCCGCGCTGAACGGCAACCGCAGCGTGCAGTTCGTGAACCCCCTCCCGAACTACCCCGCCTGGCGCGCCGCCGGGGACTGCATGGCGGCGGAGGCGAAGGCCAAGGGGGTGGAGTTCACCGAGACCGGCCCGACCGGCCAGGCCATCGACGCCACCACGATGATCGAGCAGGTGCAGTCGGCCATCGCGAACCGGAAGGGCGCGATCATCACCCTGCCCGCCTCCGACGCCTTCACCCCGCTGCTGCAGCAGGCGCAGAACGCGGGGATCGTCACCGAGACCTTCTACGGCACCGGTGCCGCGCACACCGGCGCCGACATCAACGTCGGCCTGGACTGGAACGAGCTCGGGGAGCTGTACGTCGGGGAGATCGCGAAACTGCCCGGTGAGCAGAAGCTCGGTCTGATCGCCTCCGCCGACACCGGACTGGGCAAGGCGTGGCTGGACGGGATGGAGCAGGCCGCGGCGAAGACGGAGAACGTCGAGGTGGTCGGCGAGGTCTACACCGGCGACGACTCCGCCAAGGCCCTGGCCCAGACCAACGCCCTGCTCACCGCCCACGGCGACCTCACCGCCATCGCCACCCACATGGGCACCGTGACGCAGGGCGCCGTCAGTGCGCTCACGGCCAAGGGCCTGGCGGGGAAGCTCGCCTACCTCGGCAACGGACCGGACAACGGCGGGCGCGAGGCGCTGGCCGACGGGTCGGCCTACCGGCTGCTCCTGCAGGACCTCTGCACCGCGGGCAAGGACGGTCTGGACGCGGCCCTGGCCAGGATCGACGCCGGTCGCACCGCCACCGACGGGGCGGCGCAGTTCATCCAGGTCGGTACGGCCATGGGCACGAAGGACGACCTGCAGCAGTACCTCGACGAGGGGTGGCACTGA
- a CDS encoding ATP-binding cassette domain-containing protein — MARQAGAPGPASPTGTPGLVPTLELRGIAKSFGSVRALERVDFSAHAGEVHAIVGDNGAGKSTTIKIVTGLHRGDEGTIHVAGERLDLAHDASDARSRGIAVVHQDLALVECLDISTNMALGNLPRRFGVLDRRRMDREAAQVLRDLQVRVGDVRTPVGLLSGGQRQVVAIARAVRMDTPIVLLDEPTAALGVQESARVGTILDNLKAAGKAVICISHDLEFVFRHADRITVLRLGRTVGTREVARTTRDEVISLITGLAHDEGSAA, encoded by the coding sequence ATGGCCCGCCAGGCCGGTGCACCGGGCCCGGCCTCCCCCACCGGGACCCCCGGCCTCGTCCCGACCCTGGAACTGCGGGGCATCGCCAAGTCCTTCGGATCCGTCCGCGCCCTGGAACGGGTCGACTTCTCCGCCCACGCCGGCGAGGTGCACGCCATCGTCGGTGACAACGGCGCCGGCAAGTCCACCACCATCAAGATCGTGACCGGCCTGCACCGCGGCGACGAAGGAACCATCCACGTCGCCGGGGAACGGCTCGACCTCGCCCACGACGCCTCCGACGCCCGCAGCCGGGGCATCGCCGTCGTCCACCAGGACCTGGCCCTGGTGGAGTGCCTCGACATCTCCACGAACATGGCCCTGGGGAACCTCCCCCGCCGCTTCGGGGTCCTGGACCGGCGCCGCATGGACCGCGAGGCGGCTCAGGTGCTGCGGGACCTGCAGGTGCGCGTCGGGGACGTCAGGACACCGGTGGGGTTGCTCTCCGGCGGTCAGCGGCAGGTCGTCGCCATCGCCCGGGCCGTGCGCATGGACACGCCGATCGTGCTGCTCGACGAACCCACCGCGGCGCTCGGGGTGCAGGAGTCCGCGCGCGTCGGGACCATCCTCGACAACCTCAAGGCCGCGGGCAAGGCCGTCATCTGCATCAGCCACGACCTGGAGTTCGTCTTCCGGCACGCCGACCGCATCACCGTGCTGCGGCTCGGACGCACCGTCGGCACGCGCGAGGTGGCCCGCACCACCCGCGACGAGGTCATCTCCCTGATCACCGGACTCGCCCACGACGAAGGCAGCGCAGCGTGA